CTAAAGATAGCATATGGGACTGTTCCTGTAGCATCATCTATCGCCAGGAATAAGGTCAGCCATGGTCCTCGATCCTCCAACCAACGGTGATGGCTGCCGTCCAATTGTAGTAATATCCCTTCTTGAGGCATTCGCTGACGCCGGTATCGGTGACGTGGAGACCGGCCTCGCCGAGGGCTGGACAGGCCGGCCTTTGATAAAACCCGCCGTAAAGTGGAGCGGGAAATCATTATCCCCTCCCGTTCCGCCAGGAGTTCAGCTAGGTGGGTATGATTAACCCCACTATACTTCCCCTCTGCCAAGGAAACTACCTGCTGACGGATGGCTTGAGGCGTGACGTTAGCTGGCGTGCGGCCACGATTGCCATGGGCCAGAGTAGCAGCGCCTTCCTTTCGATACGCTGCCAGTATTCGCCATCCGTGGCGCTCACTCACTCCCATCACTTTGGCTGCCTCTTGCATGGGCCAATGCTTTTCCAGTACCCCGTTTAGAGTCTGTAACCTGTTCTGTTCTTTTGCAGTCAATGTCAGTTCTTTCATTGACTGACATTATCCCTGAACAATAACCTACTGACCTAATCGTATCCCACCAACACAAAGGGTAAAAGTGAAGAGAAGGGGTGTGAAGACCCCAGGTTGACTCTAATCGACGACCGTATTTACATGGTTTATACCGCCTATGATGGCCTGGTGGCTCAAATTGCTCTGGCTTCTATCAGCGTTAGCGATTTCTTGAACTATCGCTGGGCAGG
This genomic interval from Dehalococcoidia bacterium contains the following:
- a CDS encoding helix-turn-helix domain-containing protein: MKELTLTAKEQNRLQTLNGVLEKHWPMQEAAKVMGVSERHGWRILAAYRKEGAATLAHGNRGRTPANVTPQAIRQQVVSLAEGKYSGVNHTHLAELLAEREGIMISRSTLRRVLSKAGLSSPRRGRSPRHRYRRQRMPQEGILLQLDGSHHRWLEDRGPWLTLFLAIDDATGTVPYAIF